In the Pedosphaera parvula Ellin514 genome, CTTGAGAATCTGGCGATGGGTTAGAACCTTGCCGGCGTGGCGGACGAAGAGTTGCAGCAGCGAGTATTCGGTGGCGGTCAGTTTGACGGGCTTGCCATTTACTTTGACCTGACGGGCCACCAGATCGACTTCGAGTGGTCCGGACTTGAAAAGAGCATCATCAGGCGCGGATTGAGAGTGGCGCAAAGCGACACGCAGACGCGCAAGCAGTTCGGCGGTGCCGAAAGGTTTGGTAAGATAGTCATCGGCGCCATGGTCAAGCGCGGCGACTTTATCATCCTCGCGGTCGCGGACGGAGAGGATAACTACGGGAACCTGGCTCCATTCACGCAGGCGTTTGAGGACAGTGACACCATCCATGTCGGGAAGGCCAAGATCCAGGAGCACGACTTCCGGACGACGCTGGGCGGCTTCAACGAGGCCGGTCTGGCCGTTGGCGGCTTCGAAAACGCGATAGCCATTCGCCTCAAGGCTGACGCGCAACAAACGACGAATTTGAACTTCATCGTCAATAACCAGAACTATCGGCGTTGGGCGATCCTGACTCATGATGTCTCAGCGGCGACGTTGGGCACCTCCGACAGCGGAAGGTAAAGCGTGAAAGCGGCGCCACCTGCGGGACGGTTTTCGACCTGCACGCGGCCATTCTGCGCTTCCATAAAACCTTTTACAATCGAAAGGCCGAGGCCGGTGCCGCCGGTGGAGGTGCCGGGAGTGCGGTAAAATTTATCAAAAAGGCGGGGCAGCGATTCGGGCGGAATACCGTGACCATGG is a window encoding:
- a CDS encoding response regulator, producing the protein MSQDRPTPIVLVIDDEVQIRRLLRVSLEANGYRVFEAANGQTGLVEAAQRRPEVVLLDLGLPDMDGVTVLKRLREWSQVPVVILSVRDREDDKVAALDHGADDYLTKPFGTAELLARLRVALRHSQSAPDDALFKSGPLEVDLVARQVKVNGKPVKLTATEYSLLQLFVRHAGKVLTHRQILKEVWGPNYLEQTHYLRVYMTHLREKIEATPSQPKLLLTESGVGYRLVLK